From Coffea arabica cultivar ET-39 chromosome 10e, Coffea Arabica ET-39 HiFi, whole genome shotgun sequence, one genomic window encodes:
- the LOC113712263 gene encoding chlorophyllide a oxygenase, chloroplastic-like, with protein sequence MAAIATATALSLPIPLSRSSKFNSKRSVRGGFRVFAVFGEEGALVDKKSPWYPLFDVEDPRSKIPQCKGKFLDVNQALEVARYDIQYCDWRARQDVLTIMLLHEKVVEVLNPLARDFKSIGTMKKELAELQEELAQAHRQVHISEARVATALDKLAYMETLVNDKLLQDTTRSEASRVDSSPSTSQPSLETVKSKLPRSSLNVSGPVQPYNPCLKNFWYPVVFSADLKDDTMVPIDCFEEPWVIFRGQDGKPGCVQNTCAHRACPLHLGSVNEGRIQCPYHGWEYSTNGKCEKMPSTRLVNVKIRALPCFEHEGMIWIWPGNDPPTATLPSLQPPSGFQIHAEIVMELPVEHGLLLDNLLDLAHAPFTHTSTFAKGWSVPSLVKFLTPASGLQGYWDPYPIDMEFRPPCMVLSTIGISEPGKLEGRSTDQCTTHLHQLHVCLPASRQKTRLLYRMSLDFAPVLKHIPFMQYLWRHFAEKVLNEDLRLVVGQQDRMINGANVWNLPVSYDKLGVRYRMWRDAVDRGVKQLPFSKSV encoded by the exons ATGGCCGCCATTGCTACTGCTACAGCTCTTTCGCTTCCCATTCCTCTAAGTCGATCTTCCAAGTTTAACTCCAAAAGG TCTGTGAGAGGAGGCTTTAGAGTCTTTGCAGTCTTTGGAGAAGAAGGCGCATTAGTGGACAAGAAAAGCCCATGGTATCCGCTCTTTGATGTAGAGGATCCAAGGTCTAAAATTCCCCAGTGCAAAGGGAAATTTCTGGACGTGAATCAGGCTTTAGAAGTTGCTAGATATGATATACAATACTGCGATTGGCGGGCTCGGCAAGACGTTCTCACTATCATGCTCCTGCATGAAAAG GTCGTAGAAGTATTAAACCCTCTTGCCCGGGACTTCAAATCAATTGGAACCATGAAGAAGGAGCTTGCAGAGTTGCAAGAAGAGCTTGCGCAAGCTCACAGACAG GTGCATATATCAGAAGCAAGGGTTGCAACTGCTCTTGATAAACTGGCTTACATGGAGACATTGGTCAATGACAAGCTGCTTCAAGACACAACCAGATCAGAAGCCAGTCGTGTAGATTCTTCTCCCAGCACTTCTCAACCATCTCTTGAAACTGTAAAAAGTAAGCTACCAAGGAGCAGCTTGAATGTTTCTGGACCAGTCCAACCTTATAATCCCtgtttgaagaacttttggtaCCCCGTGGTTTTCTCTGCAGACCTGAAGGATGACACCATG GTTCCTATTGATTGCTTTGAGGAACCTTGGGTAATCTTTCGTGGGCAAGATGGGAAACCTGGATGTGTCCAAAACACCTGTGCTCACAGAGCCTGCCCACTTCACCTGGGTTCAGTCAATGAGGGTCGCATACAGTGTCCCTATCATG GGTGGGAATACTCTACTAATgggaaatgtgaaaaaatgccATCTACAAGATTGGTTAATGTAAAGATCAGGGCATTGCCATGCTTTGAACACGAGGGGATGATATGGATATGGCCAGGCAATGATCCTCCAACAGCCACCCTTCCTTCTTTACAGCCTCCTTCAGGATTCCAAATACATGCTGAG ATTGTTATGGAACTTCCAGTAGAACATGGACTACTCTTGGACAACCTTTTGGATCTTGCACATGCTCCTTTCACTCATACATCCACTTTTGCCAAGGGATGGAGTGTACCCAG CTTGGTTAAATTTTTGACACCTGCATCTGGCCTTCAAGGATATTGGGATCCATACCCAATAGATATGGAATTTCGACCACCCTGTATGGTGTTGTCAACCATCGGAATCTCGGAGCCTGGCAAATTAGAGGGACGGAGCACTGATCAATGCACTACTCACCTTCATCAACTTCATGTTTGCTTACCTGCATCTAGGCAAAAGACAAGATTATTATACAGAATGTCACTAGATTTTGCTCCTGTGCTAAAACATATCCCTTTCATGCAATATTTATGGAGGCATTTTGCAGAAAAG GTTTTGAACGAAGATCTACGACTAGTAGTTGGCCAACAAGATAGAATGATTAATGGAGCAAATGTTTGGAATTTGCCAGTTTCATATGATAAGTTAGGAGTGAGATACAGAATGTGGAGGGATGCAGTGGACCGGGGAGTGAAACAATTACCCTTCAGCAAATCAGTATAG
- the LOC113713081 gene encoding uncharacterized protein → MFFFFIGGVNQQVRQVLKSGVGRCIGCGSRSDLVEYEKVLNLFFIPIKRWPGKEPVMYCDDCKLFFPQSISPPPPPPSVEETRLPSVTDVLKCHYCSREVDADFRFCPFCGSAL, encoded by the coding sequence ATGTTCTTCTTCTTTATTGGAGGCGTGAATCAGCAGGTAAGACAAGTGCTGAAGAGCGGAGTAGGGAGGTGTATAGGCTGCGGTTCACGCTCCGATCTCGTGGAGTACGAAAAGGTTTTGAATCTTTTCTTCATACCCATCAAGCGATGGCCGGGGAAAGAGCCTGTCATGTACTGCGACGATTGCAAGCTCTTCTTCCCTCAGTCAATCTCCCCTCCGCCACCTCCTCCGTCGGTGGAGGAGACGCGGCTGCCTTCGGTTACCGATGTGTTGAAATGTCACTATTGTTCTCGAGAGGTTGACGCtgacttccgattttgccccttcTGTGGGTCCGCCCTGTGA
- the LOC113711063 gene encoding BTB/POZ domain-containing protein At1g21780-like: protein MDSKVETISRLAQWRIDTFGPSTYKRSDPFKMGIWNWILSIEKSRYMYFRLFPELSRVSKEQPPEARFVLRVTTTGTNRKPYISPIHERLLRTSDDFVWPIDTTFQGRFVIDVEFLDLKIYPLNGGEANPIWPSDGVMQSLATQSTLRCLSRMLFEGIHADVIINTADGTVRSHKAILSASSPVFHSMFLHNLREKESSTIDIEDMSTESCTALLSYLYGTIKQEDFWKHRLALLGAANKYDIADLKDACEESLLEDINTGNVLERLQEAWLYQLNKLKKGCLMYLFDFGKIYDIKDEISIFFRQADRELMVEMFQEVLTAWKPA, encoded by the exons ATGGACTCCAAAGTAGAGACCATCTCCAGGCTTGCTCAATGGAGAATCGACACTTTCGGACCCTCCACCTACAAACGCTCAGACCCTTTTAAAATGGGTATCTGGAACTG GATTTTATCCATTGAGAAGAGTCGTTACATGTATTTTCGTTTATTCCCGGAGCTGTCTCGGGTGTCTAAGGAGCAGCCTCCGGAAGCCCGATTTGTTTTACGGGTCACGACTACAGGCACAAATCGCAAGCCATATATTTCTCCAA TTCATGAGCGACTGCTTCGGACAAGTGATGATTTTGTCTGGCCTATTGATACTACGTTTCAGGGTCGGTTCGTCATTGATGTTGAGTTTCTGGACCTGAAAATATACCCCTTAAAT GGTGGAGAAGCCAATCCTATATGGCCTAGTGATGGTGTCATGCAGTCTTTGGCAACCCAAAGCACCCTCCGATGCCTTTCTCGCATGCTTTTTGAGGGTATCCATGCTGATGTCATCATCAACACTGCTGATGGAACTGTTCGTTCTCATAAGGCAATTCTTTCTGCAAGTTCTCCTGTTTTCCATAGTATGTTCCTTCATAATCTGAGGGAGAAAGAGTCCTCTACAATTGACATAGAAGACATGTCTACAGAATCTTGCACAGCCCTTCTTAGCTACTTGTATGGGACCATAAAACAAGAGGATTTTTGGAAGCACAGGTTGGCATTGCTTGGCGCGGCAAACAAGTATGACATTGCTGACCTAAAAGATGCTTGCGAGGAAAGTCTCTTAGAAGATATCAATACCGGTAACGTTCTCGAGAGGTTGCAAGAGGCTTGGCTTTACCAACTCAACAAGTTGAAGAAAGGGTGTTTAATGTACCTGTTTGATTTTGGCAAAATTTACGACATCAAAGATGAGATAAGTATCTTCTTCAGGCAGGCAGATAGAGAATTAATGGTAGAGATGTTTCAGGAAGTGCTTACAGCATGGAAACCAGCATAA